A genomic window from Osmia bicornis bicornis chromosome 4, iOsmBic2.1, whole genome shotgun sequence includes:
- the LOC114875069 gene encoding protein krueppel yields the protein MALSYLQEAQINAGLLTGQHLDMKQEPEKQPVSPPLNNNTSQVMFPGMGSTTAGLSMLTPQQLLAASRAAALMAAGIPVSLHATLAASPSLYGHHQTLFEGWAPPTASSPPSPLHHSPGPVSPALSTKSTSRRANNAVTNNNNNNNNVVTSSRDRISKKGQTTKRKAQKSKADSVQVSVEGGADPLSPPTSISPEAGKDGRDKVFTCGVCSRSFGYKHVLQNHERTHTGEKPFECPECHKRFTRDHHLKTHMRLHTGEKPYHCSHCDRQFVQVANLRRHLRVHTGERPYACELCAAKFSDSNQLKAHLLIHKGEKPFECEHCRMRFRRRHHLMHHKCGTAMNASGQIPRSQVTSPSLASDYLDEDIDIDIDVEMEESEATPLVTRKSNNPVRPAHRRLPSPVVSASMPMPLNLSGIPVDLPEQTEPEDLSMSTDTHRPHSNSSNGSTMSRGNDRHTIS from the exons ATGGCACTATCTTATCTACAAGAGGCGCAAATTAACGCAG gacTTTTAACCGGCCAGCACCTCGACATGAAGCAAGAACCCGAGAAACAGCCGGTCTCACCGCCTTTAAACAACAACACGTCCCAAGTAATGTTTCCCGGGATGGGCAGTACCACGGCGGGCCTGTCTATGCTCACCCCGCAGCAACTGCTAGCAGCTAGCAGAGCGGCGGCCTTGATGGCCGCAGGAATTCCTGTGTCGTTGCACGCAACACTGGCGGCGAGCCCGTCGCTTTACGGGCATCATCAGACTCTGTTCGAGGGTTGGGCGCCACCCACGGCATCATCGCCACCCTCGCCCCTTCATCATTCACCCGGGCCAGTGTCTCCTGCTCTTAGCACAAAGTCCACTTCGCGACGAGCGAACAACGCTGTGAccaataacaataacaataacaataacgTGGTGACCAGCAGCAGAGATAGAATCTCGAAGAAAGGTCAGACGACCAAGAGGAAGGCACAGAAATCGAAGGCGGACAGCGTGCAAGTGTCGGTCGAGGGTGGTGCGGATCCTCTCAGTCCACCCACGTCGATCAGCCCCGAAGCGGGCAAAGACGGAAGGGATAAGGTGTTCACCTGTGGAGTGTGTTCGAGATCGTTCGGCTACAAGCACGTGTTACAGAATCACGAACGCACTCACACCGGGGAGAAACCGTTCGAGTGTCCGGAATGTCATAAAAG ATTCACTAGGGACCATCATTTGAAGACTCACATGCGATTGCACACCGGTGAGAAACCTTATCACTGCAGCCACTGCGATCGTCAGTTCGTACAGGTAGCAAACCTCCGTCGCCATTTGCGCGTCCACACCGGCGAACGTCCTTACGCTTGCGAACTGTGCGCGGCTAAATTCAGCGATTCCAATCAGCTGAAGGCTCATCTGTTGATACACAAAGGGGAGAAACCGTTCGAGTGCGAACATTGTCGTATGCGCTTCAGACGGAGGCACCACCTGATGCATCACAAGTGCGGCACCGCTATGAACGCCTCCGGACAAATTCCTAGATCGCAAGTCACCTCGCCGTCGTTGGCGAGCGATTACCTGGACGAGGATATCGACATCGACATCGACGTGGAAATGGAGGAATCCGAAGCTACGCCTCTGGTCACTAGAAAATCAAACAATCCGGTCAGACCGGCCCATCGCAGACTACCGAGTCCAGTCGTTAGCGCCTCGATGCCGATGCCGTTGAATCTGTCCGGTATCCCCGTCGATCTGCCGGAACAAACGGAACCGGAAGATCTATCAATGTCCACGGACACGCACAGGCCGCACTCGAACAGCAGCAACGGCTCGACGATGAGCCGCGGCAACGATCGGCATACGATTTCGTAG